taaTGGTAATTAACACCAAATTCtcagcaggaacagctgcagcACTCAGGGCATCCAAAAGGGATCATCCAGAGGTGACAAAAGCCCAtcagcagcacctccctgaGCTCTTGGGGGTATCAGtggtgcccagccctgctccaggggggAGTTACCATTGGGAATCTCAGTGTCCAGAGCCACAGCAGTCTCGTAGGTCCAGCAGCGAGCCACGTTGCGGATCGTGTACCCCCCTCCTCCCAGCATCAGCATGGGCAGGTTAAAGCTCTTCACAAACTCCACACACTTGGCATGGCCTGCAGTGCAAAGAAGCATAAATGCCAGTTTCCCCACGGAATCTCCTGCTGTGCCCGTGGCAGTTCAGCTCCTACCTTTGATGGTGAGGTTGAAgcagcccagcctgtccccagacAGGGAATCGGAGCCGCACTGCAGGACAACGGCGCTGGGCTGGAACGTCTCCATCACTTTGGAGATCACCTAAACAACAAAGGCCCTGTCACCCCCTGCCCACAGGCCactgtcacagcagcacagtgacaGCCAGGCACGTGAAGCCATCCCTGGTgctcccacagctgccctgcCAACACTGGGGCTCTCACACCCAGGAGCTCCCGCACAGGCCCCGATTGTTCAGGGGAACAGAGCCCTTGGTGAGTCTtgtcacaggagaaaaaaaaaaaaaaaacaactcaatAAAATCCCCCAAAGAATGGCCCTAAGGACACAATGGGAGCCACAGAGAATCCCTCAGCAGAGGAGGCTTCACTCACAGGTTTGAAAATGGCTTCGTAGGACTCGTCGTCGATGCCGTCGCGCAGCGGGTAATTGACGGCGTAGTACTTCCCTTTGCCTGCCCCGATGTCCTGTGGGGTGAGAGAGGAGACCAGAGCTCACCACAAACCCAAAGTCTGCCCCAAACTGGGAAAGGAAGCTTGGAACACAGTCTAATCCAGATATTAAGCCAGAGTAATTAATATTGTTAAATATTAACGATTTACTGCAGAGATGCACAGCAGCGGTCTGGGCTGGTCAGAGCAGTCACCGAATCTATTCAGTCACTGAGttctactttaaaataaaatattcttcactAGAATAGtatatattttaacatttcttttatcAATGTCACAGCCAAAGCGGTTTATTAAAAATAGCTATTTCATTTACGGTGCAGCACCAAGCTCTTGGCAGGgctgaagaaataaacacaaatccTGAGTGAAAGATGAGAGGATTTAGATCAAAAAACCAGAGTTCCTGTAAAAATCCTATGAAAATAAGTAAAGGACCTTTCACCCCTGAGAACAGAAGTTCTGGCAATGTCACAAGCCACAGGTGACACTTTGAGTCACAGCAGGAAACACCACTAAAAATCCACTCCCTGAGAAACCTTTGTGTCACCAAGCTGGGGCTGCGAGGTGACCAAAACGTCACCTTCGGAGTCATTTTCCTGAGCACAACCCCACCAGAGAGACTGAGAGCAAAGATTTGGGTTTAATAAATGCCCATCCACCCCTGTGCCCTCAGAAAAGCAGCGTCacacaggaaagctggagaaaagCCCACATTTCCTGGGGATTTGGTGGCTCTCACCCTCAGGTCCCCAGTTCCTGGGAAATATTCTCCGTATTTGTGGAAGGACACGGTCATGACCCTGTCTGTGGTGTAAAAAGCCTCCTCCACCCCATCCCCGTGGTGGATGTCGATGTCAATGTACAGCACCCGCTGGTGgtacctgggaaaaaaatcagaatattgcatttattccaaggaaaaagtgtctccagagcagaggaaagtgGGAGGAGAGCATGGAGTTCAGGCCAGGATTTacaggggaaggagctgcagggaagggacagaaaaataaagtgacTTTTGCTGCTGAGGTTGTTTCAGATTCAGCCaataaagtgcatttttaagCACATTTTTATGCACATTTTTCTGCCCATGCCTCCCACAGCGAGGTTTGCCCGGAGCCAGAAGCTGTCACAGAGCCATGGGTGGGACAAagaacagcaggagaaaaatgtaaCACCCAAAAAGCTCCAAAAATCCTCGGCCTCCTGCTGGGGCAAacctggcactggggacattcCCAATTCCCTGTCTCAGATTCTGAACCCAAggatgtccctgtgccaggaaggtGGGAGACCCCAGCCACTGCTGGAGGAGAAATAAAtcccacaggagctgggatttaTTTCTAATCccaaaaatcagaatttaattaatttcgaataaatataatttgaatATTATTTATCATactataaatataatatataatagtataaatataattatttctaataaataataatgtatataattatattacATAATTATCTATAGTAGAATTATTATAATTGtagatattatatatataatgtattgTTATAGAAGTATATAATATTATATGTAATATTGtagaatatatttatatatactaTTATTATATAATAGTATATatgatattatatatattattatagaAGATATATGCCCGAATATAatgtaattatataattatataatatgGCAATACTATAATATAGTAATATTAAtatcatatatattatataatgaTATACTGTAATACTATAATactaatatattatatataaactAATGTATTATAATACATTATTATATGCAGTAAATACTGCATAgcataatataatataatataatataatataatataatataatataatataatataatataatataatataatataatataatataatataatataacatTATATAATATTACATTATATAATATTACATTATATAATATTACATGATATAATATTACAtgatataatattatataagattatataattaatataatataatataatataatataatataatataatataatatatcatattatatattatatcatcttatatcatattcccaaaaatcccttttggcattttttttttttttttttttcccaaatctccCAAAACCCCTTTTTGGGAGAGAGGGGAgcagaaccccaaaaacccagaaaccaaaaaagcagcaataaataaGGAATgctgaggagaaggcagagaggaAGAGGGCCCAGCGGTGCTGCCCGTACTTGAGGAGCTCCAGGATGGCCAGGACGATGTCGTTGACGTAGCAGAAGCCAGAAGCCTCTGATTTTTTGGCGTGGTGGAGGCCTCCTGCCCAGTTCACTGCAATGTCTGTCTGCTGCTTGTTCAGCTTCACGGCACTGGCTGCGGGAGGAGATCACAGACACGTTAAACACGAGGGGGAAGCCTGAGGCACAGCCTCAgcggcagctccagctcctccccgGGGTTTGTGCGGGCTCCACAAAGCTCCTGCTCAAGGGTTGGACTCCACAAAGcaaggggaaatgggaaatgtttCTCTCATCATCAAATGTTTCTCCCATCAATCATTCCTGCTTTTgcctcagagcaggaaaatcctCACCaacccagcaggcagctggggcCACACTGGAGACAATGGGGATTTCTCAGAGCCCTGAACAGATCAAGGTTTTAGCTGAGATAAATTCAGGTCATCGAGTGGAAATGCATCCAGGCAGAGGAAgttctcctcccccagccccttccaCCAACTCTGTGCACGTTCTGCAATCTCCCAGGATCCAAATAAACCAGGAATTCTGTGGAATTCTCCAggcctgggagcagagagagcacagagctgcttcagaacctgctgcagtcagtgctggggtgctgctggcacaggaaaTACAGACTGGAGGTGTCATTGTGGCAGCAGCCACAAAGCTCTCAGGCTGTGCACACAAACAGCTTTGCTGTGAgctgtgagaaaataaaattaaaaaaacacttcagtgtTCCAGCTCTCAAACCTTTCAGTTTCTGCTCTGCCTCATGTCCagagttgtggtttttttaaaaacagcagctAAGTCACCCTGGTCTTTCCTTTCCAGATTGTGCCTGCTCAGAGTGAgatttttacagcttttatttcaatGTAAAGCacaggttgattttttttttttttttaatttaactgtgCTGTTGTGGTTTTAActcttttttaactttttgtttttgtttttaactcaCTGGTGATGTTACAGAGCCATTCACACCTGCAGTGATGTAACCCAAATTAGTGATTAACAAATGGAAAGGGATTCAATAGGCAAAGCTTGGAGAAATCTGGATTTCATTATTAAATCAGCAACAGGTTCACAGAGACAGAAtataaaacacagtaaaaagCACACAGGATTTGTGATCTTACCAACAGAGCCTCCAGCAGAGAGCTGACAGAACTCAAAGAGCCCATCAAACACAGGGCAGTCCTCCCCAACATTAACTGGAAGAGAATGGAGAAgagtcattaaaataaaagcagaaataaaacccacaTTTTACACCAATATTTGGATTTGGAAAGTGGCCAAAAGTGTTAAACAAAACGCTGTGATCAAATGGTGCAGTGGAAACGTGTGGCTGACACTTTGCACACTCCTTTAACTTCAAATCACACAGTTTTGGGTTCTCAGCACAAAGGGAGTTTTAGCTTCAAGAAATTTTTACTGCAATTAATTCCACTATTAAAAATAGTTACTCATTACAAGAAATTAAACTGCAGGCCCTTTGATTTACTCTGCCCAAGTCTGGCATGCAAAAATGGAATTAGAGACTGTTCATTCCCTTTCCAGCAGGTTTTGTTGAAGAAAAGCTCTGTCCTTTGCATGTTTAATTCTCACATTTTGGCTTTTTCAGGAATCAGCAGTGCACAAAACACTGAGCACCAGAGAGAGCAGAGTGCTCatgagctgtggctgctccaggggTAAACAGATCAGTTTGggtaaaaaatacaattttgctGGATGTCATTTGGTGGATTAAAGAGTATCAGGGACTGGGGGGAGGCTTTCAGTGTGTATTAATCATGAACCCTGTGCAGAAATATCCGTCCCCTTCAGCTCACAGGGGGTTTCCAAGAGTGAAATGTTGTTTAAATGAAGCTTGAGCTCTCCCCACTGGTTGTCTGGGCTTGTTAGAAATCtattttgccaaaaaaaaaaaacaaaaaaaaaccatcagcTCAGAGTGGCTGAGACACCAAATCCAGGTTTTTGTACCATTAAAGAGCCTCTCCATGGATTGGAGAGGTTGGAACAAGACATCAGCTCACAATTAACCTACAAAATCATCAGGGATTGATGAGTGTCTCACCCTGCCCCATTTCCAAGCTGCCACTGCCCTGAAAATCCCTCAGATTTGGGGTAGAATTGAGAGGTTGgggctttttaatttgttggtTTTAAGTGCCCCAACTCTTCTGGTTGAATGAGCATTAACACAAAATCCATACAGGTCAGAAATTGAATAATTCTGTCATCTCCAAGCCAGGAAAGGAATTTAGGTaacaagaaaaacccaaaatacaaCCAGGCCAAAGGatttccctcagctgctttaGCCTGAGAGAGAAACctggttttaaatgttttattcaccagaaaaaaaaaaataaaaaaaaaaaaagccaagtcaGGAGAACAACAACTGATAGAAGTTTATCCCAaagctctggagctgggctgggcttgccagattttcagctgcagcatcaCTCACATCTTTGCATCTGCTTGCTGTACTCAGACATGTTGTCAGGGCGGATGGACCTCAGGAATTTGATGTAATCATCACTGTGGTACTTGGTCATCTCCTCTGCATTGGCCTTGTGAGGACGCTGCAAGGACAGCAACACAGCAAGGATTGCTCTGGGATTCATTCCCTCCCTCACTCCCATCTCCAGTCCCAGATTTACCCCCAGGAACTGTGAAAAGTATCAAAGCAGCAGTGTTAAatcagaaaaactgaatttggAAGGCAAGAATGGCACTGTTGGCGAGTGTtacatggaaataaatttaatttcaaggaTAAAAACCAGTTTTCCAGTCTCCAAAGCCTCTCTGAAGCACAGAACCCCTCACTTCACCACTGAGACGAAACCAGCACAACTGATTGGGGTTTATTCCTTTCCTCTCAGAGAAAAAGCTCCAATTAAAGCCTGAAACAACAATGATGACATCCAATAACGAGCAGCCCCACACTTACATAGATCTCCATCTTCCTGTAGAGCCCATAGTTGAGCAGGAGGTTGTGGGTCATGCGGATCCTGTGGGGTTTCATGGGATGTCCTTGGCCGTAATAATAATTCCCAACATCCCCTGGAAGCACAAAGGAGTTCATCAGCAACTCCTGGAGAGGGAATGGCCAGCTCCTCTGGGATTTATTTCTCCTCCACGTGGGGGATTCTCCTCCAGTGGCTCAGGGCTACCCAGGGGTTCAGGGTTCACCCTCAGATTTCAGACAGGGAATT
The sequence above is a segment of the Vidua chalybeata isolate OUT-0048 chromosome 25, bVidCha1 merged haplotype, whole genome shotgun sequence genome. Coding sequences within it:
- the HDAC1 gene encoding histone deacetylase 1 translates to MALTQGTKRKVCYYYDGDVGNYYYGQGHPMKPHRIRMTHNLLLNYGLYRKMEIYRPHKANAEEMTKYHSDDYIKFLRSIRPDNMSEYSKQMQRFNVGEDCPVFDGLFEFCQLSAGGSVASAVKLNKQQTDIAVNWAGGLHHAKKSEASGFCYVNDIVLAILELLKYHQRVLYIDIDIHHGDGVEEAFYTTDRVMTVSFHKYGEYFPGTGDLRDIGAGKGKYYAVNYPLRDGIDDESYEAIFKPVISKVMETFQPSAVVLQCGSDSLSGDRLGCFNLTIKGHAKCVEFVKSFNLPMLMLGGGGYTIRNVARCWTYETAVALDTEIPNELPYNDYFEYFGPDFKLHISPSNMTNQNTNEYLEKIKQRLFENLRMLPHAPGVQMQPIPEDAVQEDSGDEEEDDPEKRISIRNSNKRISCDEEFSDSEDEGEGGRKNVANFKKAKRVKAEEEKEEEEKKDEKEEEKAKEEKAPAAAAAAAEPKGVKEETKST